One part of the Fusobacterium sp. JB019 genome encodes these proteins:
- the recN gene encoding DNA repair protein RecN yields the protein MLKELLIENLAIIEKLDIEIGGGLITLTGETGAGKSIILSGINLLLGEKAKIDMLGAEDKSLVAQGIFNVNNNQKRELLDLGIEVEEQEIIIRRVLEKTGRTKVFVNGIRTPLGTLKEIMRTLVDIVGQHSHQMLLNKENHIKLIDRFSEEEAKDIRENLENSFSLYNEFNKKVKYIEESKRDLAERKEFYEFQLQEIESANLNLGEDEELEIEYRRLFNAGKIKEKLMMSELGLKNEEINALSIIYTCKKSLETIVSYGKEFEDIYEQLEKVYYELDDCVSSIENLNSEIDIDENRLSEVIERLDLIKRLKDKYGETIEEILNFKTELEEKLNKLDENEFKISNLNKKREEYKEKYWKYAIELRKIRKKYIQLIEKELIKELDFLNMKNVNIKIKLDEKEMMSKNGSDEIEIFISTNIGQELKPLQKIASGGEVSRIMLALKVIFSRVDNIPILIFDEIDTGVGGETVRKIAEKLKEIGENVQVLCITHSPVIASKANEQFFIEKKTQDNKTITLVRKLKEEERVLEISRMLAGDNVTDAVLKHANELLYE from the coding sequence ATGTTAAAGGAGCTTTTAATAGAAAATTTAGCAATAATAGAAAAGTTAGATATAGAAATTGGTGGAGGGCTAATTACTTTAACAGGAGAAACTGGAGCAGGAAAGTCTATTATACTAAGTGGAATAAATTTGTTATTAGGAGAAAAAGCTAAAATAGATATGTTAGGGGCTGAAGATAAGTCTTTGGTTGCTCAAGGTATATTTAATGTAAATAATAATCAAAAAAGAGAACTTTTAGATTTAGGAATAGAAGTTGAAGAGCAAGAAATAATTATAAGAAGAGTTTTAGAAAAGACAGGAAGAACAAAAGTTTTTGTAAATGGAATAAGAACTCCTTTAGGAACGTTAAAAGAAATTATGAGAACATTAGTTGATATAGTAGGACAACATTCTCATCAAATGTTATTAAATAAAGAAAATCATATAAAATTAATAGATAGATTTTCAGAAGAAGAAGCAAAAGATATTAGAGAAAATCTTGAGAATAGTTTTAGTTTATATAATGAATTCAATAAAAAAGTAAAATATATTGAAGAAAGTAAAAGAGATTTAGCTGAAAGAAAAGAATTTTATGAATTTCAATTACAAGAAATAGAAAGTGCTAATTTAAATTTAGGAGAAGATGAAGAATTAGAAATAGAATATAGAAGACTTTTTAATGCAGGTAAAATTAAAGAGAAATTAATGATGTCAGAACTAGGATTAAAAAATGAAGAAATAAATGCTTTAAGTATAATATATACTTGTAAAAAAAGTTTAGAAACAATAGTAAGTTATGGAAAAGAGTTTGAAGATATTTATGAACAATTAGAAAAAGTTTACTATGAGTTAGACGATTGTGTGAGCTCTATAGAAAATTTAAATAGTGAAATAGATATTGATGAAAATAGACTTTCAGAAGTAATTGAAAGATTAGATTTAATAAAAAGATTAAAGGATAAGTATGGAGAAACTATTGAAGAAATTTTAAATTTTAAAACAGAACTTGAAGAGAAATTAAATAAATTAGATGAAAATGAATTTAAAATATCAAATTTAAATAAAAAAAGAGAAGAATATAAAGAAAAATATTGGAAATATGCAATAGAACTTAGAAAAATTAGAAAAAAATATATTCAATTAATAGAAAAAGAACTGATAAAAGAATTAGATTTTTTAAATATGAAAAATGTAAATATAAAAATAAAATTAGATGAAAAAGAAATGATGTCTAAAAATGGATCAGATGAAATTGAAATATTTATTTCAACTAATATAGGGCAAGAATTAAAACCTCTTCAAAAGATAGCTTCTGGTGGTGAAGTTAGTAGAATAATGTTAGCATTAAAAGTTATTTTTTCTAGAGTTGATAATATTCCAATTTTAATCTTTGATGAAATAGATACAGGAGTAGGGGGAGAAACTGTTAGGAAAATTGCAGAGAAATTAAAGGAAATTGGTGAAAATGTACAAGTTTTATGTATTACTCACTCTCCAGTAATAGCTTCAAAAGCAAATGAACAATTTTTTATAGAAAAGAAAACACAAGATAATAAAACTATTACATTGGTAAGAAAATTAAAAGAAGAAGAGAGAGTTTTAGAAATTTCAAGAATGTTAGCAGGAGATAATGTAACTGATGCAGTATTGAAACACGCAAACGAATTACTTTATGAATAG
- a CDS encoding NAD(+)/NADH kinase codes for MEKKCVIFYNKEKIKAIEMYHKIIDFFQKNKVLILSPDDILEADFAIVIGGDGTLLRASKQIILKKNLITIAINAGNLGFLTETKLDEGLDACKNFLEGKYKIEKRGILEITINSEKFYALNEVVFSNGGMGKRLTSLDLFCDIDRINRYKGDGVIIATPTGSTAYSLSAGGPILSHYLQAILITPIAPHNLTSRPIVIDSKRQVRVEHVKGYDRCFIIVDGEMVRQIEEDDKIEIKYSEKTLNLFSYENRNYYSVLKEKLRWGDNLC; via the coding sequence ATGGAAAAAAAATGTGTGATATTCTATAATAAAGAAAAGATTAAAGCTATAGAAATGTACCATAAAATAATAGATTTTTTTCAAAAAAATAAAGTTTTAATTTTATCTCCTGATGATATTCTAGAAGCAGATTTTGCAATAGTAATAGGTGGAGATGGGACTTTACTTAGAGCTTCTAAACAAATAATTTTAAAGAAAAATTTGATAACAATTGCAATAAATGCTGGAAATTTAGGGTTTTTAACTGAAACAAAATTAGATGAAGGTTTGGATGCTTGCAAAAATTTTTTAGAAGGAAAATATAAGATAGAAAAAAGAGGGATTTTAGAAATAACTATAAATTCAGAAAAGTTTTATGCTTTAAATGAAGTTGTTTTTTCAAATGGAGGAATGGGGAAAAGATTAACATCATTGGATTTGTTTTGTGATATAGATAGAATTAATAGATATAAGGGAGATGGAGTTATAATAGCTACTCCTACAGGATCAACAGCTTATTCTCTTTCTGCAGGAGGTCCAATATTATCTCATTATTTACAAGCAATCTTAATAACTCCTATAGCTCCACATAATCTTACAAGTAGACCTATAGTTATAGATTCTAAAAGACAGGTAAGAGTGGAACATGTAAAAGGATATGATAGATGTTTTATAATTGTAGATGGAGAGATGGTTCGTCAAATAGAAGAAGATGATAAAATAGAAATTAAATATTCAGAAAAAACATTAAATTTATTTAGTTATGAAAATAGAAATTATTATTCTGTTTTAAAGGAAAAATTAAGGTGGGGAGATAATTTATGTTAA
- a CDS encoding peptidoglycan DD-metalloendopeptidase family protein, whose amino-acid sequence MKLILIYFLSSIFIFGSSNVNQMKEKIKKLDTEIKVKHERIEVIDNTKKTIEEQIEEIRKEINEILKDRNKIELEIKSIMKNIDYGERNLKFSSKELQRTKSEFDAKIIAWNRRDKSKLSFEEEGILKRQFSKILYNDLNRMTKIKDVTHDIKEVKANIEKEKTKLARLRYSLNLKKNQIAKKQYQKNKLIKKLEKEKKSHISKISSLEKQKKRIEKEIENIINSRIKSVGKVKYSTAISKLGRAAYPLTNGRIVLNFNDFKAKSVSSNGIEMRGKLGDIVRSSFKGEIIYSGKIQGLGKVVMIDYGYNTIGVYGNLISSKVKQNQRVIQGQKIGILGYSIDKKPNLYYEIRMNLKPIDPRKFLK is encoded by the coding sequence ATGAAACTAATATTAATATATTTTTTATCTTCAATATTTATATTTGGAAGTTCAAATGTTAATCAGATGAAAGAAAAAATTAAAAAATTAGATACTGAAATAAAAGTTAAACATGAAAGAATAGAAGTTATAGATAATACTAAAAAAACGATTGAAGAACAAATTGAAGAAATAAGAAAAGAAATTAATGAAATATTAAAGGATAGAAATAAGATAGAGTTAGAAATAAAGTCAATTATGAAAAACATTGATTACGGAGAAAGAAATTTAAAGTTTAGTTCAAAAGAACTTCAAAGAACAAAATCAGAATTTGATGCTAAAATTATTGCTTGGAATAGACGTGATAAGTCTAAACTTTCTTTTGAAGAAGAAGGGATATTGAAGAGACAATTTTCTAAGATATTATATAATGATTTAAATAGGATGACAAAGATAAAAGATGTTACACATGATATAAAAGAAGTTAAAGCTAATATAGAGAAAGAAAAAACTAAATTAGCAAGATTAAGATATTCTTTAAATTTGAAAAAAAATCAAATTGCAAAAAAGCAATATCAAAAAAATAAATTAATTAAGAAATTAGAAAAAGAAAAAAAATCACATATAAGTAAAATATCTTCTCTAGAGAAACAGAAAAAAAGAATAGAAAAAGAAATAGAAAATATAATTAATTCAAGAATAAAAAGTGTTGGGAAAGTAAAATATTCAACAGCCATATCTAAGTTAGGAAGGGCTGCTTATCCTCTTACAAATGGAAGAATCGTTTTAAATTTTAATGATTTTAAAGCAAAATCTGTTTCTAGTAATGGAATAGAAATGAGAGGAAAATTAGGAGATATTGTAAGATCATCTTTTAAAGGAGAGATTATTTATTCTGGAAAAATTCAAGGACTAGGAAAAGTTGTCATGATTGATTATGGTTATAATACAATAGGGGTTTATGGAAACTTAATTTCTTCAAAAGTAAAACAAAATCAAAGAGTTATACAAGGTCAAAAAATAGGAATTTTAGGATATTCAATAGATAAAAAGCCTAATTTATATTATGAAATTAGAATGAACTTAAAACCAATAGATCCTAGAAAATTTTTAAAATAA
- a CDS encoding permease-like cell division protein FtsX: MFKKVQKKSKIYVDIKKSFFSIILISILFNFFVSGILNFNSQLNKLDNINFVSAELQNNISTKEKGKIEEYLLNIPEIKKVIYVDSYIAFRNLQSDLGIVIPRGENPLPDSMRIYFDSKSSLEKIQDILDKDKRIKEYFIDGSYSEEIGMKSKIYRGIKNILLFGSISSLAILYFIISLQIQSDYLALILNGKSNARTKLKAKNINVLQFTVAILSGTVIYYNIYFILRQWLLTLDIKVDILSLFQIIYFQSLIIFLLIIIVWKFPVNEKSEIL, translated from the coding sequence ATGTTTAAAAAAGTACAAAAAAAATCAAAAATTTACGTAGATATAAAAAAGAGTTTTTTTAGTATTATTTTAATTTCTATTCTTTTTAATTTTTTTGTTTCTGGAATACTAAATTTTAACTCTCAGTTAAATAAATTAGATAATATAAATTTTGTATCTGCTGAATTACAAAATAATATTTCTACAAAGGAAAAAGGAAAAATAGAAGAATATTTGCTTAATATTCCAGAAATAAAAAAAGTTATTTATGTAGATAGCTATATAGCTTTTAGAAATCTACAAAGTGATTTGGGAATTGTTATTCCTAGAGGAGAGAATCCTCTTCCAGATTCAATGAGAATATATTTTGATAGTAAATCTTCTTTGGAAAAGATTCAAGATATTTTAGATAAAGATAAAAGAATAAAAGAATATTTTATAGATGGAAGTTATTCAGAAGAAATAGGGATGAAATCTAAAATATATAGAGGGATAAAAAATATATTATTATTTGGAAGTATAAGTTCTTTAGCAATATTATATTTTATTATTTCTCTTCAAATTCAAAGTGATTATTTAGCGTTAATATTAAATGGAAAAAGCAACGCAAGAACTAAGCTAAAAGCTAAAAATATAAATGTTTTACAGTTTACAGTTGCAATTTTAAGTGGGACAGTTATTTATTATAATATATATTTTATATTGAGACAATGGCTATTAACCCTAGATATAAAAGTTGATATATTAAGTTTATTTCAAATAATCTATTTTCAAAGTTTGATAATATTTCTTCTAATAATAATTGTTTGGAAATTTCCAGTAAATGAGAAGAGTGAAATATTATGA